ACGGCGTCAAGGTCGCGCCCGGTACCGGATATCGCAATAACGATGCTAAGGGCACCGCCACGGGTAATGCGGCCGAGGGCATGTACGCCGTCTTGGACGGGACGCACTACAATGGCGGATGCTGCTTCGACTATGGCAACGCCGAGACCAACAGTGTCGACACGGGTGCGGGCCACATGGAGGCTATTTACTTTGGAAACTGCAATGTCTGGGGAACGGGACAGGGAAGTGGGCCGTGGATCATGGGTGATTTGGAAAATGGCTTGTTTTCTGGCCAGAACGCAAAGTACAACGGTGGCGACCCGGCGATTAACTACCGCTTTGTCACGGCGGTGATCAAGGGAGACTCGTCGAATCTGTGGGCGATCCGCGGTGGTAATGCTGCATCGGGATCGCTGTCGACGTACTATAGCGGCCCGCGCCCGTCTGGGTACTACccgatgaagaaggagggtgcTATTATCCTCGGTATTGGTGGCGATAACAGTCATGGGGCCCAGGGTACCTTTTATGAGGGGGTTATGACTACTGGCTATCCATCCGATGCGGTCGAAGACAAGGTTCAGGCCGATGTCGTGGCTGCCGGATACGCCACCTCGTCGTGATCGGAGTGCACCGTGGTACAACCATCGTTTGGTCGGAGAAATGTGGCTCGAACAGTTGCTGGGGCTAGGGCGAACTTCTCCGCGAGTGACAGCTTGGGTAGCTCTCGTTATGTAAGGTGGGAGGTAGCGAGCGGATAAATGCAAAATGTGCTCCCTCCATCTGTCTCCATGTTCGCGTCTGTCATCATCGTGTGTTAGCTGTATTCGGATGTGTTCCGCTATGTCCATGTGAGACGAAAAATATGTAATAGCGACCAAGGTTCGATGTGAATAATGAAACAAGGTTGTACATATTGCGGGTGTCTTGGACAGCTAGAAAGAACTCAACGGCGGTGATAGTCGATTTGATTTGCATGCCCTGCAAGTGTGATATAACTTCTCCATTCCATGATGGTACGCGTCCCGTATGTTACACCCATCGTGAGTCGCGTGGGGAGATTAGCAGGAAGCCAGCGGCGCCTGGCAACTGGTATCTGCCAGACTACCAAGATCTGGACCAGTGTCGTCGGTGGCGGGCCTCCTTCCCATGTCTTGACCGAGCCGAAGTTCCAGTGCCGTTCTGGTACCGGAGATGCTTCTAGTGCTCTGCGATGATCTTATGCGATGGCCGAGGGCGATTACAGGTTTCCAAGGCCAGCAATGCTCCGTTTCATCACTTCCGTCGTTGATTGGGTCAAATCGCTTGGCGGAACAATAAAATCGTCGGACTATAGTCGCCGTGGTTCCCTTTCTGATCGGAAAATGTATGGTACACTCGGATGACAATGGTCCGTCGAGGGGAAAAGCTTGGCCGACGGCAGATCCAAGGATATGAAGACAAGACTTATAAACCAACGACATCCGGGTCGATGAGTGTTGAGGTATTCTCGTGACGCAGCAGTTGCGACACCGCTCACAATTGCAAACATGTATCTCTTCGGCTCTCTTCTCCTCGGGCTTGCTTGCCTGACTGAAGCCCTCAGTACTACGATCCCGAGCCCACATGCTAGAGCCACCAGTCGTAGTCCGGGATGTGGTTCGGCGCCAACCATCACTTCAGGCGTCAAGTCCCTCACCGTCAACGGCAAACAACGACAGTTCACCATACGGGTGCCTCAGAACTACCAGAAAGACACCACATACAAGGTGATCATAGGCCTGCACTGGGTCGGCGGCACGATGGACCAGGTGGCCGGTGGCGGCACTACCGGAGAGCCGTGGGCCTACTACGGCATGCAAAAGATGGCCAACGAGAGCGCCATTCTTGTCGCACCGCAGGGTCTGAACAACGGGTGGGCCAATGCGGGCGGCGAGGATATCCAGTTCATCGACGCCATCAACAAGTATATCGACTCGGGGCTCTGCGTCGACCAGGTCCAGCGCTTCTCCATGGGCTTCTCGTACGGCGGCGCCATGACGTACGCCATCGCGTGCGCACGGGCAAAGGACTTTCGGGCCGTGGTTGTCATTGCGGGCGGCCAGCTGTCGGGCTGTAGCGGGGGCAACGACCCGGTTGCCTACTTTGGCATCCACGGCATCAGCGACGGAACGCTCAATGTGGCGGGCGGGCGCAGCATGCGGGACCGGTTTGTCAGGAATAACGGCTGCGCGTCCATGGCGGGGGCGCCAGAGCCGCGGGCCGGTAGCAGGACGCACATAACGACAGCGGCGACGGGGTGTAAGGCGGGATATCCGGTGGTGTGGGCAGCGCACGACGGTGGGCACGGGCCGGCGCCGGCTGATGCTCCGGTGCCGTCGTCAGATGACGGGCTTAGGACGTGGATGCCGGCGGCGGTGTGGGCATTCTATACGCAGCCTCAGCTTGCGATGTTTTGAGGAGAGAGTTCAGTCAGTAGATTGAGGAAGACGTCGGGAAGCAATTGAGGGGGGGGTTTGCCTCTGATGGTTGAAGACAGTTTGCGAAGAGTTTGCAAgaccccccctttcccccctctcgCAGTACGGTTGCCGGGCCGCCAACATGACCCAATTCCAGTAAAATACGAAGAGataaggtagaggtataacCAATATCATTAGATCACGTATCTATCTATCATGTTGTCGAGACAGCGCGTGGAGTGATACACACGGCAAATGTTGTCCGCTATCGGGGCACCACAGGCACACCAACGGCCCAACGGCATCCTTTATCAGTGCACTAAGAGGTACCTGACTGCCTTTCTTGGCAGGTCTCCCCGTAGACAAGGTATTCCCGCGATAGGGCCAGTAGCTGGAAGGCGTAACCATGCCACCTGCCTAATACGGAAATGCAGGACGCAGCTCACTGGTCGCGACTTCTCTCGATGCAGTGGGTATATGAGGGCCGGCCCGTCATTAGCATCTTGGCTGCTGCTTGgcatacctacttacctgAGCCCTCtgtaccttcccttcctctttccctcccttccttccatcaagTACCT
The Neurospora crassa OR74A linkage group II, whole genome shotgun sequence DNA segment above includes these coding regions:
- a CDS encoding cellulase, giving the protein MYLFGSLLLGLACLTEALSTTIPSPHARATSRSPGCGSAPTITSGVKSLTVNGKQRQFTIRVPQNYQKDTTYKVIIGLHWVGGTMDQVAGGGTTGEPWAYYGMQKMANESAILVAPQGLNNGWANAGGEDIQFIDAINKYIDSGLCVDQVQRFSMGFSYGGAMTYAIACARAKDFRAVVVIAGGQLSGCSGGNDPVAYFGIHGISDGTLNVAGGRSMRDRFVRNNGCASMAGAPEPRAGSRTHITTAATGCKAGYPVVWAAHDGGHGPAPADAPVPSSDDGLRTWMPAAVWAFYTQPQLAMF
- a CDS encoding alpha-N-arabinofuranosidase, with translation MSPSTLRQSTCALLALSLVTTATAGPCDLYDAAGYPCVAAHSTTRALYSAYSGPLYQVQRTDGTTTDIAPLSAGGVANASTQDSFCAGTTCVISIIYDQSPRGNHLTRAPPGSAGSGPAPGGYDNLADATAAPVYLNGHKVYGVKVAPGTGYRNNDAKGTATGNAAEGMYAVLDGTHYNGGCCFDYGNAETNSVDTGAGHMEAIYFGNCNVWGTGQGSGPWIMGDLENGLFSGQNAKYNGGDPAINYRFVTAVIKGDSSNLWAIRGGNAASGSLSTYYSGPRPSGYYPMKKEGAIILGIGGDNSHGAQGTFYEGVMTTGYPSDAVEDKVQADVVAAGYATSS